Proteins from one Clostridium cellulovorans 743B genomic window:
- a CDS encoding phage tail protein: MDPILAQIILWPGNFVPRGWLACEGQELPINQYTALYSLLGTTYGGNGSTTFKLPDLRGRVPVGSGICGGINFQQGNSGGNFNVTLTQQQMPAHTHSTTVTQGAVTVNGGIPFNGGEGTTNTPSASSKLAVGITAGGDIPNIYNTSEATGSVTGSFTGQVTGTTVTVGSAGGNQGVNVMQPFLALRYIIATEGIYPSRD, translated from the coding sequence ATGGATCCAATTTTAGCTCAAATTATTTTATGGCCAGGAAATTTTGTACCAAGGGGTTGGCTAGCTTGCGAAGGACAGGAATTACCAATAAACCAGTACACTGCACTTTATTCACTTTTAGGAACAACTTATGGGGGGAATGGAAGTACCACTTTCAAACTACCAGATTTAAGAGGAAGAGTTCCAGTAGGGTCAGGTATCTGCGGTGGTATTAATTTTCAACAAGGCAACAGTGGAGGAAATTTTAATGTTACATTAACACAACAACAAATGCCAGCACATACACACTCAACTACTGTAACTCAAGGAGCAGTAACAGTAAATGGAGGAATACCTTTTAATGGAGGAGAAGGCACTACTAATACACCTTCAGCAAGTTCTAAATTAGCAGTAGGTATTACAGCTGGTGGGGATATACCTAATATTTACAACACATCAGAGGCAACGGGTTCAGTTACTGGTAGCTTTACAGGTCAAGTTACTGGAACAACAGTAACAGTTGGAAGTGCAGGAGGCAATCAAGGTGTTAATGTGATGCAACCATTTTTAGCATTAAGATATATTATTGCTACTGAAGGAATTTATCCTAGTAGAGATTAA
- a CDS encoding GNAT family N-acetyltransferase yields the protein MKSSIYNYDEGNISLCPVESYHSEFLFRLFIESRSDLSLISGLDEEQKLNIIYQQFIMEQQQLEVMYPKADFNVVMLNNEPIGRFYVYYGERKVRVLEIALLEKYRRIGIGSKLLITVIEEAGRLGKNLNLQVAWFNAGAYTFYEKLGFKVIDDSYVYKTMEYAKGYNRM from the coding sequence TTGAAAAGCTCTATATATAATTATGATGAAGGTAATATTTCATTATGCCCGGTAGAGTCATATCATTCAGAATTTCTGTTTAGATTATTTATCGAAAGTCGTTCTGACTTGTCCTTAATAAGTGGTTTAGATGAAGAACAAAAGTTAAATATTATATATCAACAATTTATTATGGAACAGCAACAATTAGAAGTAATGTATCCGAAAGCTGACTTTAATGTTGTGATGCTTAATAATGAGCCAATAGGAAGGTTTTATGTTTATTATGGAGAGAGGAAAGTGCGTGTTTTAGAAATAGCACTTTTGGAAAAATATAGAAGGATAGGAATTGGTTCAAAATTACTGATAACAGTAATTGAAGAGGCTGGTAGGTTAGGAAAAAATCTAAATCTTCAAGTAGCATGGTTTAATGCAGGGGCATATACATTCTATGAAAAGCTTGGATTTAAGGTTATAGATGATTCTTATGTATATAAAACGATGGAATATGCAAAAGGCTATAATCGTATGTAG
- a CDS encoding cadherin-like beta sandwich domain-containing protein produces MVLFKSKNNRCKRIVAILLIFTMLNSIIYGWNFGMLEVHAVGLVNGGNNGVITFGTLSTLELKSSTSVAGGQINVIDNLGSGFDIYSENGSSTKLMIRNMTGAGSFTTYNATPPAAFVQVIGTAQNASNPTPIQYVDFRANTGIFDLDSLKVTSGDNNFSSYNFNVEPLDSSYMPTGQIKTVSNVATYVFSTLDLSGDSNFDGIYGFRITVSQGCQICVDDIAVTNPRMPVPPNISPTLNPFMPILPAITEDDTANNGQIINSFIGTSINDADTGAQKGIAIISMDNQNGAWEYSSDGVSWNPISSVNLTNALLLREEDKVRFVPDGKNGTILPAKLTYKAWDQTVGTTGTRFDASTSGGSSAFSINFDIVTVNVASINDAPVITPPGNNFTQISEVDTNNVGNTVADIIGTSITDVDTSATKGIAIIHATNGNGSWQYSTDNGSNWFDVGVVDDESNSLLLGNTDKVRFVPNGIKGTTASIFYRAWDKTSGNAGDKVSTISNGGTSAFSFDFSKSNITVSDVNYAPTLTSVATLNGLDKTNTITYADLVAAADEADSDGDTVSFRIEGVNTGNLLKNGLPVATGVTTIGPGESLSWTVANNTSGLINAFTVKVFDGTATSSTAVQVKVNVQDTTPPVIPGANCPNDGTYLVGNTLNFGVFSNEVLFVTEGATGKPYLEILLGKGTANARTVRAEYVSGSGTNTLNFAYTIVSGDSSGQYETELNPMIQLNNCTIMDTSGNNVVSSFSNYDLSRVIVDTFAPVWRTGYPKVDTITSNSIKVVMQSIDETGTAYYVCLPNNSGEPSVAQVKAGQDATGSPLVSSLSGSSPVNITSDTFFTVSSLAVAADYDIYVVVEDAFGNIVTTNKRIDAKTKTIPIADFSISSKTANTASLTWTSAIGTSGIVVEQALVGTVNWIPAVTGPLALNASTAKVIGLAANTAYKFRLIVTGGVNEGISNVVTVSTDELPLVISVAGPSNSTYKVGDILDFKVTYDKNVTILGGTPSLKLAIGSNAREATYKSGSGSSVLSFRYTIQAGDLDTNGITFASSNISLNGATIRSTANEDANLSLNGVVNLSGVLVDGVSPMVTSLSLPINTTYKTADAIYVTANFDESVFILPGPTGVPYIELTIGTKKVKAQYYSGSGSQTIKFAYTVASGEVDSDGIDIATIINPNTGSIKDNIGNEAVYAYTNVNSSGLFVDAVAPTLTNSVISSDKKTIILSFSKNLVSAVADFGSVVNLSTDGGLIYKPVSSLANINGLDINGKDIVITFDTPLTGSKNKVAIGANSIKDVLGNLQTNVIETGNLGLAKPIAVKVPTVGVYKAGSQLNFTVVFDENVIVDTSLGTPTLQLTVGSTSREAVYFSGNGSNEITFAYTVEAGDNDNDGIKIASTAIELNGGTIKNSSNDNADLILNNIQDSSVVKIDTKSPTITSLTLPLNKTYKVGEAIQIIVNFDELILQMAPTTITIKVGDKSIAVPCITPPPGPVNAMVFIYNVTAGDIDEDGISLGNIIYYIGTVKDMAGNDAILSYSSVDTSGILVDAVAPKFVGVELNPDKKIVTLSFDEDIVDVTGSLLEDSVYLSTNGGTTYSQFSSLANKGSISINGKDLIVDFITPLDGSKNKIKVVENSIKDVFQNIKTDVTETSNLGTTISIAMDEPFTEQNLNGRVLTINIDGETFKDASLDKANFIINNAPKGVTVKAVTYTDSTHGLITLSYDGSDMDSFITNVGVTVLGSELTKGKDIKTNGIVIKVMDDPEAISIKNLSPIKEREEDKQVITVNITGGQFNDGLNKDNWTVTNLPAGVTVGSVTKVNANTAEIVLVGNSTDDYDSDINNVTVSCGTSEYNDSTGGSSLIADTGVTFTAKTIGVVTTNSIASIGKTSATLSGDVISSGDGTIKEKGFIYRISTEATGAKKVVSNENTLGQFIASLTGLKANTTYYVKAYVENEEGISYGSEMSFTTMPYSTNAKLKNLESSSGTLTPKFDTDTKNYTAVVDYTVDSIIITPTLAEEKVVMPSTMSFASILKDTNIATATIKVNGVLVNSGQPSQSISLKEGDNTITTIVTAEDGVTTETYTLVVTKKPAPTVVKGKVVDSDGKVVDTIEVKVTTELDGTLTAGLKAKEILFINTASGNNSVLEDLLKLSIDTNSDSKGSILQDGTVKFSSLEKGKNYEYKVICSIGKFKMELGIIRIKVDNNGNVELTSTLIDPYGVITDAKSGKVIDGVNVVVFYADTQRNKDAGIVPNTEVSLPIISGFAPNDNKNPQISDSFGSYAFMVYPNTDYYIVATKDGYEKYTSPIISVEKEIVKWDFKMNPLENNTTFVTNPDTSMPATGSAIDKKVLVEVGIVLILVGIVSVFTSVRISRKKKSNNK; encoded by the coding sequence ATGGTACTATTTAAAAGTAAGAATAATAGATGTAAAAGAATAGTTGCAATACTTCTAATATTTACAATGCTTAATTCTATCATTTATGGATGGAATTTTGGTATGTTAGAGGTACATGCAGTAGGTTTAGTTAATGGAGGAAATAACGGTGTTATCACTTTTGGCACATTAAGTACACTTGAGCTTAAGTCGTCAACTTCTGTTGCTGGTGGGCAAATCAATGTCATAGATAACCTTGGAAGTGGATTTGATATATATTCTGAAAATGGGTCATCAACTAAGTTAATGATCAGGAATATGACAGGAGCTGGATCATTTACTACTTATAACGCTACTCCGCCAGCTGCATTTGTACAAGTTATAGGAACGGCGCAAAATGCATCTAATCCTACACCTATACAATATGTAGACTTTAGAGCTAATACAGGTATCTTTGATCTTGATAGCTTAAAGGTTACTAGTGGCGACAATAACTTTAGTAGTTATAATTTTAATGTTGAACCATTAGACAGTTCATACATGCCTACGGGACAAATAAAGACTGTTTCTAATGTAGCTACATACGTTTTTTCAACATTAGATTTATCAGGAGATAGCAATTTTGATGGGATTTATGGTTTTAGAATCACTGTAAGTCAAGGCTGTCAGATTTGCGTTGATGATATAGCTGTTACGAATCCACGTATGCCAGTACCGCCAAATATTTCCCCAACTCTTAATCCTTTTATGCCTATATTGCCAGCTATAACAGAAGACGATACTGCAAATAACGGACAAATTATTAACTCATTTATAGGTACATCAATAAATGATGCTGATACTGGTGCACAAAAAGGAATAGCAATAATTTCTATGGATAATCAAAATGGAGCATGGGAGTATTCAAGTGATGGGGTTAGTTGGAACCCTATTAGTTCAGTAAATCTCACTAATGCTTTATTATTGAGGGAAGAAGATAAAGTAAGGTTTGTTCCTGATGGTAAAAATGGTACAATACTTCCAGCAAAATTAACATATAAAGCTTGGGATCAAACAGTAGGTACTACAGGAACTAGGTTTGATGCTTCAACAAGTGGGGGGAGTTCAGCTTTTAGTATAAATTTTGATATTGTAACAGTTAATGTTGCGAGTATTAATGATGCTCCAGTCATTACTCCCCCAGGTAACAATTTCACACAAATAAGTGAAGTTGATACTAATAATGTAGGTAACACAGTAGCTGATATCATAGGAACATCAATTACTGATGTAGACACAAGTGCAACAAAAGGTATTGCTATTATACACGCGACTAATGGTAATGGAAGTTGGCAGTATTCAACAGATAATGGATCAAATTGGTTTGATGTTGGTGTTGTTGATGATGAGAGCAATTCATTATTACTAGGAAATACAGATAAAGTAAGGTTTGTTCCTAATGGAATAAAAGGAACAACTGCATCAATATTTTATAGAGCTTGGGATAAGACTTCTGGAAATGCAGGAGATAAAGTTTCAACAATTTCAAATGGAGGAACTTCAGCATTTAGCTTTGATTTTAGTAAATCAAATATTACTGTAAGTGATGTCAATTATGCACCGACCTTAACAAGTGTAGCTACACTCAATGGATTAGATAAAACTAATACTATAACTTATGCAGACTTGGTAGCAGCTGCTGACGAAGCAGACTCTGATGGAGATACTGTAAGCTTTAGAATTGAAGGTGTAAATACAGGAAATTTACTTAAAAATGGTTTACCAGTAGCTACTGGGGTAACAACTATTGGGCCAGGTGAAAGCTTAAGTTGGACTGTAGCAAATAATACAAGTGGTTTAATAAATGCATTTACAGTAAAAGTTTTTGATGGAACAGCTACTTCAAGTACAGCTGTTCAAGTTAAAGTAAATGTACAAGATACTACTCCACCTGTAATACCAGGTGCAAATTGCCCAAATGACGGGACTTATTTGGTAGGAAATACTCTTAATTTTGGAGTTTTCTCAAATGAAGTTTTATTTGTAACAGAAGGTGCAACTGGTAAGCCGTATCTAGAAATACTACTGGGCAAAGGTACAGCAAATGCAAGAACAGTAAGAGCAGAATATGTTTCAGGCTCAGGAACTAACACTTTGAACTTTGCTTATACTATTGTAAGTGGAGATTCTTCTGGTCAATATGAAACAGAGCTAAACCCAATGATACAATTAAACAATTGTACCATAATGGATACATCAGGGAATAATGTAGTATCAAGCTTTTCAAACTATGATTTATCAAGAGTTATTGTTGATACTTTTGCTCCAGTATGGAGAACTGGTTATCCAAAGGTAGATACAATAACATCAAACTCAATAAAAGTAGTGATGCAATCAATTGATGAGACAGGAACAGCTTATTATGTTTGTTTACCAAATAATTCAGGTGAACCATCAGTAGCTCAAGTGAAAGCTGGGCAAGATGCTACAGGAAGTCCATTAGTGTCAAGTCTTAGTGGTTCGTCACCAGTAAATATAACGTCAGATACTTTCTTTACTGTAAGTTCATTAGCCGTAGCAGCAGATTATGATATATATGTTGTTGTAGAAGATGCTTTTGGAAACATAGTAACAACAAATAAAAGGATAGATGCTAAAACAAAAACAATTCCAATAGCTGATTTTTCTATAAGTTCAAAGACTGCTAATACAGCAAGTTTAACTTGGACTAGTGCAATCGGAACTTCTGGTATAGTCGTTGAACAAGCCTTGGTTGGTACAGTAAATTGGATTCCTGCAGTAACAGGACCATTAGCACTAAATGCTAGTACAGCAAAGGTAATAGGGCTTGCAGCAAACACTGCTTACAAGTTTAGATTAATTGTAACTGGTGGAGTTAATGAAGGAATTTCAAATGTAGTAACAGTCTCTACTGATGAACTTCCATTAGTAATCTCAGTGGCTGGACCTTCTAATAGTACGTATAAAGTGGGGGACATTCTTGATTTTAAGGTAACTTATGATAAAAATGTAACAATATTAGGAGGAACGCCAAGTCTCAAGCTTGCAATAGGAAGTAATGCAAGGGAAGCTACTTATAAATCAGGCTCAGGCTCAAGTGTATTAAGTTTTAGATATACAATTCAAGCAGGTGATTTAGATACAAATGGAATTACATTTGCAAGTAGTAATATATCACTTAATGGTGCAACAATTAGAAGTACAGCTAATGAAGATGCTAATCTAAGTTTAAATGGTGTAGTAAATCTTTCTGGAGTTTTAGTTGATGGAGTGTCGCCTATGGTAACCTCATTATCATTACCAATAAATACAACTTACAAAACTGCAGATGCCATTTATGTTACAGCAAATTTTGATGAAAGTGTATTTATATTACCAGGACCAACTGGTGTGCCATATATTGAATTGACAATTGGTACTAAAAAAGTGAAGGCTCAATATTACTCAGGATCAGGCTCTCAAACTATAAAATTTGCTTACACTGTAGCAAGTGGAGAAGTTGATAGTGATGGAATAGATATAGCTACAATCATAAACCCAAATACTGGAAGTATAAAGGATAATATAGGGAATGAAGCAGTATATGCTTATACCAATGTTAATTCCTCAGGTTTATTTGTAGATGCAGTAGCACCGACGTTGACAAACTCAGTAATAAGTTCAGATAAAAAGACTATTATTCTAAGTTTTAGCAAAAATTTAGTTAGTGCTGTAGCTGATTTTGGTAGTGTGGTCAACCTTTCAACAGATGGTGGATTAATTTATAAACCAGTTAGTTCATTGGCTAATATTAATGGTTTGGATATTAATGGAAAAGATATAGTGATAACTTTTGATACTCCATTAACAGGTAGTAAAAATAAAGTAGCTATAGGAGCAAACTCAATAAAGGATGTACTTGGAAACTTACAAACAAATGTTATAGAAACAGGCAACTTAGGTTTAGCTAAACCTATAGCTGTAAAAGTACCAACTGTTGGTGTATATAAAGCAGGAAGTCAGCTTAATTTTACAGTTGTATTTGATGAAAATGTAATAGTGGATACATCATTAGGAACACCAACGCTTCAGCTTACAGTAGGAAGTACCTCAAGAGAGGCTGTATATTTCTCAGGAAATGGTTCAAATGAGATAACTTTTGCTTATACTGTTGAAGCTGGTGATAATGACAATGATGGAATAAAAATAGCAAGTACAGCTATTGAGCTTAATGGCGGAACTATTAAAAACTCATCAAATGATAATGCTGATTTAATTTTAAATAACATTCAAGATTCTTCAGTAGTTAAGATTGATACTAAATCGCCTACTATAACTTCATTAACATTACCACTTAATAAAACGTATAAGGTTGGGGAAGCCATTCAAATTATAGTAAACTTTGATGAACTAATACTTCAAATGGCCCCAACAACTATTACAATTAAAGTTGGTGATAAATCAATAGCGGTTCCATGTATAACACCGCCACCAGGTCCTGTAAATGCTATGGTCTTTATTTATAATGTTACAGCTGGAGATATTGATGAAGATGGAATATCTTTAGGTAATATTATATATTATATCGGAACTGTGAAGGATATGGCTGGAAATGATGCAATACTTAGCTATAGTAGTGTAGATACTTCAGGAATACTTGTAGATGCAGTTGCACCAAAGTTTGTAGGGGTTGAATTGAATCCAGATAAAAAGATAGTTACCTTAAGTTTTGATGAAGATATAGTGGATGTAACAGGTTCTTTATTAGAGGATTCAGTTTATCTTTCAACAAATGGAGGAACGACTTATAGTCAATTTAGTTCATTAGCTAATAAAGGATCAATTTCTATTAATGGCAAAGACTTAATTGTAGATTTCATTACACCATTAGATGGTAGTAAAAATAAAATAAAAGTTGTAGAAAACTCAATAAAAGATGTTTTCCAAAATATAAAAACAGACGTTACAGAGACATCAAATCTTGGAACTACTATTTCAATAGCAATGGATGAACCTTTTACAGAGCAAAATTTAAATGGAAGAGTTCTTACTATAAATATTGACGGTGAAACCTTTAAAGATGCAAGTTTAGATAAAGCTAACTTTATTATAAACAATGCACCAAAGGGGGTAACTGTTAAAGCTGTAACCTATACAGATAGTACACACGGTCTAATAACCCTTAGTTATGATGGAAGCGATATGGATTCATTTATAACTAATGTAGGTGTTACAGTTTTAGGTTCAGAACTTACAAAAGGCAAAGATATTAAAACCAATGGTATAGTGATCAAAGTAATGGATGATCCAGAAGCAATTAGTATTAAGAATCTTTCACCTATAAAGGAAAGAGAAGAAGACAAACAAGTTATCACAGTTAATATAACAGGCGGTCAATTTAATGATGGTTTAAATAAAGATAACTGGACAGTAACAAATCTTCCAGCTGGAGTAACTGTAGGCTCAGTTACAAAGGTAAATGCTAATACAGCTGAAATTGTATTGGTTGGTAATTCAACAGACGATTATGATAGTGATATTAACAATGTTACAGTAAGCTGTGGAACATCAGAATATAATGATTCCACTGGTGGAAGTTCATTAATTGCTGATACTGGAGTAACTTTTACAGCTAAGACTATTGGAGTTGTAACTACTAATTCAATAGCAAGTATAGGTAAAACGTCAGCTACATTATCAGGAGATGTAATAAGTTCAGGTGATGGAACAATAAAGGAAAAAGGTTTCATTTATAGAATTTCAACTGAAGCAACTGGAGCTAAAAAGGTTGTATCAAATGAAAATACTTTAGGACAATTTATAGCAAGTCTTACAGGCCTTAAAGCAAATACAACTTACTATGTAAAGGCTTATGTTGAAAATGAAGAAGGTATAAGTTATGGCAGTGAGATGTCTTTTACAACTATGCCATATTCAACAAATGCTAAGTTAAAGAACTTAGAAAGTAGTAGTGGAACATTAACTCCAAAGTTCGATACTGATACTAAGAATTATACAGCAGTTGTAGATTATACTGTAGATAGTATAATCATTACCCCTACATTAGCTGAGGAAAAGGTAGTTATGCCATCTACCATGAGCTTTGCATCTATATTAAAAGATACAAATATAGCTACAGCTACTATAAAGGTTAACGGTGTTCTAGTTAATAGTGGACAACCAAGCCAAAGCATTTCCTTAAAAGAAGGAGACAATACAATAACAACGATAGTAACAGCAGAGGATGGAGTTACAACAGAAACTTATACATTAGTTGTAACAAAAAAGCCAGCTCCAACTGTTGTCAAAGGTAAAGTTGTTGATAGTGACGGTAAAGTTGTTGATACTATTGAAGTAAAAGTTACAACTGAACTTGATGGCACATTAACTGCAGGACTAAAAGCAAAAGAGATTTTATTTATTAATACTGCAAGTGGTAATAACAGCGTATTAGAGGATTTACTAAAACTAAGTATTGATACAAATTCTGATTCTAAGGGTTCTATTTTACAAGATGGAACAGTTAAATTTAGTAGTTTAGAAAAAGGAAAAAATTATGAATACAAGGTTATTTGTTCTATTGGTAAATTTAAAATGGAACTTGGAATAATAAGAATAAAAGTAGACAACAATGGCAACGTAGAATTAACTAGTACATTAATAGATCCATATGGAGTAATAACTGATGCTAAGAGTGGTAAGGTTATTGATGGGGTAAATGTAGTAGTATTCTATGCGGATACACAAAGAAATAAAGACGCAGGTATTGTTCCAAATACAGAGGTTTCATTACCTATAATTTCTGGATTTGCGCCTAATGATAATAAGAACCCACAAATCAGTGATAGTTTTGGTTCTTATGCATTCATGGTATATCCAAATACAGATTACTATATTGTAGCAACAAAAGATGGTTATGAAAAATACACAAGTCCTATAATATCAGTAGAAAAAGAAATAGTAAAATGGGATTTCAAGATGAACCCATTAGAAAATAATACTACATTTGTAACTAATCCAGATACTAGCATGCCAGCGACAGGCTCAGCTATTGATAAAAAAGTATTAGTTGAAGTTGGTATAGTGCTAATTTTAGTAGGAATAGTTTCAGTGTTTACAAGTGTTAGAATCAGCAGAAAGAAGAAATCAAATAATAAATAA